Proteins encoded in a region of the Orcinus orca chromosome X, mOrcOrc1.1, whole genome shotgun sequence genome:
- the LOC101288642 gene encoding thymosin beta-15A yields MSDKPDLSEVEKFDKSKLKKTNTKEKNTLPSKETIQQEKECGQTS; encoded by the exons ATGAGTGATAAGCCAGACTTGTCTGAAGTGGAGAAGTTTGACAAGTCAAAACTGAAGAAAActaacactaaagaaaaaaacactcttCCCTCAAAGGAAA ctatCCAGCAGGAGAAAGAGTGTGGTCAAACATCGTAA
- the SLC25A53 gene encoding solute carrier family 25 member 53, with translation MGEQNHSPGKELQHWTRTESPGKRSWHSQAYALGAVSNFMSTFLTFPIYKVVFRQQIHAVAVSEAVRQLWHEGPQYFYRGIYPPLLSKTLQGTLLFGTYDSLLYCLSPVGPHSLGHRWAAGLMSGVVEAVALSPFERVQNVLQDGRKQARFPSTFSILKEFHSYGLWGRLSLGYYRGFWPVLLRNSLGSALYFSFKDPIQDSLAEQGLPHWVPALVSGSVNGTITCLVLYPLIVLVANMQSHIGWQSMPSLWASAQDVWDTRGRKVFLIYRGGSLVILRSSVTWGITTAIHDFLQRRYRSRKELKD, from the coding sequence ATGGGGGAACAGAACCACTCTCCTGGGAAGGAGCTTCAGCACTGGACACGAACAGAGTCTCCGGGAAAGAGAAGCTGGCACTCCCAGGCCTACGCCCTTGGGGCCGTTTCCAACTTTATGTCTACTTTTCTGACCTTTCCTATCTATAAGGTTGTGTTCCGGCAACAGATCCATGCTGTGGCGGTGTCAGAGGCTGTGCGGCAGCTTTGGCATGAAGGCCCTCAATATTTCTACCGGGGAATCTACCCGCCTCTTCTCTCCAAGACGTTGCAAGGGACTCTGCTGTTTGGGACTTATGATAGCCTGCTGTATTGTCTCTCCCCTGTTGGGCCACACTCCCTGGGACACCGCTGGGCTGCAGGGCTCATGTCTGGTGTAGTGGAGGCTGTGGCACTCAGCCCCTTTGAAAGGGTGCAAAATGTGCTCCAGGATGGTCGCAAGCAAGCTCGCTTTCCCAGCACCTTCAGCATTCTCAAGGAATTCCACTCTTATGGGCTTTGGGGGCGGCTGTCGCTGGGTTACTATCGCGGTTTCTGGCCTGTCCTTCTCAGGAACAGCCTGGGGAGTGCTCTGTATTTCTCCTTcaaggatcccattcaggatAGCTTGGCAGAGCAAGGCCTGCCCCATTGGGTTCCTGCCTTGGTGTCTGGGAGTGTCAATGGAACAATCACCTGCCTAGTTCTGTATCCTCTGATTGTGCTAGTTGCCAATATGCAGTCCCATATTGGCTGGCAGAGCATGCCAAGCCTGTGGGCCTCTGCCCAGGACGTGTGGGACACTCGGGGCCGAAAGGTGTTCCTGATCTACCGTGGAGGTTCCCTGGTCATCCTAAGGTCCAGCGTGACATGGGGCATCACTACTGCTATCCATGACTTCCTCCAGAGGAGGTATCGTTCCAGGAAAGAGCTGAAAGACTGA
- the ZCCHC18 gene encoding zinc finger CCHC domain-containing protein 18, with the protein MASIIARVGNSRRQNTPLPPWAHSILKSLGRSLEPLRVNMAERNMKLFSGRVVPAQGEETFENWLIQVNGALPDWNMSEEEKLKRLMKTLRGPAREVMRLLQAANPNLSVADFLRTMKLVFGDSESSVTAHGKFFNTLQAQGEKTSFYVIRLEMQLQNAIQAGIIGEKDTNQTRLHQLLLGAELNGDLHFRLKHLLRMYANDLERLPNFLELIKMIREEEDWDDTFMKRKRPKRSELIMERAASLVAFQGSQPIAISTADCDVIEVDDTLNDSDEYVILVESQNPPLTSIGAPPLRVRARLQAQILVINSLNSSQAQSASTSGGSAYKNDGPGDIRRGRKRKYTVRCSYCGEEGHSKETCDNESNKAQVFENVIITLQDLTHTEEKKSKEVPGEHSDLSEPQ; encoded by the coding sequence ATGGCTAGCATCATTGCACGTGTGGGTAATAGCCGGCGGCAGAACACACCCTTGCCACCTTGGGCCCATTCCATATTGAAGTCCCTAGGGAGGAGTCTTGAGCCTTTAAGGGTCAATATGGCAGAAAGAAACATGAAGTTGTTCTCGGGGAGGGTGGTGCCAGCCCAAGGGGAAGAAACCTTTGAAAACTGGCTGATCCAAGTCAATGGGGCCCTGCCAGATTGGAATATGTCTGAGGAGGAAAAACTCAAGCGCTTGATGAAAACCCTTAGGGGCCCCGCGCGGGAGGTCATGCGTTTGCTGCAGGCGGCCAACCCCAACCTAAGTGTGGCAGATTTCTTGCGCACCATGAAATTGGTGTTTGGGGATTCTGAAAGCAGTGTCACTGCCCATGGTAAATTTTTTAACACTTTGCAGGCACAAGGGGAGAAAACCTCCTTTTATGTGATCCGTTTAGAGATGCAGCTCCAGAATGCTATTCAGGCAGGGATCATAGGTGAGAAAGATACAAACCAGACTCGCCTGCATCAGCTCCTTTTAGGGGCTGAGTTGAATGGGGACCTGCACTTCAGGCTGAAGCATCTTCTCAGGATGTATGCAAATGATCTGGAGCGGCTTCCCAATTTCCTGGAGTTAATCAAGATGATAAGGGAGGAAGAGGATTGGGATGACACTTTTATGAAACGGAAGCGGCCCAAAAGATCTGAGCTAATCATGGAGAGGGCAGCAAGCCTTGTGGCATTTCAGGGCTCCCAGCCAATAGCCATCAGCACTGCTGATTGCGACGTGATAGAGGTAGATGATACCCTCAATGACTCAGATGAGTATGTAATCCTGGTGGAGTCTCAGAACCCTCCACTTACATCCATAGGTGCCCCTCCCCTCAGAGTCAGGGCCAGACTTCAGGCTCAAATACTGGTCATCAATTCCCTAAACAGTTCTCAGGCTCAATCTGCTTCTACCAGTGGTGGTTCTGCATATAAGAATGATGGTCCTGGAGATATACGTAgaggcaggaagagaaaatatacagTCCGCTGTTCATACTGTGGTGAGGAGGGCCACTCAAAGGAAACCTGTGACAATGAGAGCAACAAGGCCCAGGTGTTTGAGAATGTGATCATCACCCTGCAGGATCTGACACATACAGAGGAGAAGAAGTCGAAAGAGGTCCCTGGTGAACACagtgacctctctgagccacagtaa